The genomic region AGTAtaatccaaagaagaagaaggagaggatccTGAAGACCCCGAGGAACCAAAATAAGGCCATCCAAAGAATAGCCCATACAAGGAGCCAAGAAAAAAGCAGAAAGATGAGAAACCATCTCGTATACCAAACTATCTGTAAGCTCCAAGATCTCAAAGACAACCACCAACCTCCAAGCCTGACCAATATCTTCTGAATTAAATAGAACATCTTAACTCATAAAAAGCGTCATCACAGTAGGGAAAAACATGAGAAGAGCACAGGTAGAGTCTGGATATAAACCAATCCAACAGAGGTAACATCATGAAAATAACCATTACCAAGCACAGAACCACACAGAATGAGCAGAAACCAACATTCCAAAATATGATGCAAAACAATGTGCAAGAGTAATGAACATAGCATGATCGATTAGCATAACACAATCATGAAAGAAGAAAGCAAGCTGGGAAGCTACCCAACAATGATGAACCAAAACCATACTATAgaagctcatccccaactaattacCAAATCGAAACCAATCTACAAATAAAATGGTAAGACTTTGCCAACTCATAGCAGCCATCATTACACAATCATGTAAGTTGATGGTGAGCTAGGAAGGCAACCAAGCAATGATAACCAAACCATCCTACACAAACTTACCTCAACATGATTACCAAATCAAAATAGCCAACGTGTATGGTGAAATGATAAGAATATGCCAATTCAGAACATCAAACAGACAAGGAAACAAGTAGTGATCACAAGCAATGATCAGCTTGAGCCTGAATATTCAAACTGTCAATTCTCTGATAGCAACCAAGAAAGCATAATAATATCCATTAACAAGCCATGAGAATTAGGAGGCATCATTCCCACGAAAACTAACATAACATCACAACCAACCGAGCAAGGGTGAACCGATAACAAGTGCTAAACCAATTCAATGGATAGGGCACAAACCAAATGAATGCAGCACCAAAACCCTCCTTTCTCCATGAGGAAATACTCACCGAGTATGCCATCAACAAAAATGTTGTCATAAGGCCAGACAACACCCTCCCTGATGTAATACATGAAAGAAAAACCACACCCAGCAAGGAGCGTGATGAAGGCCACAAACCGTGATCAATCAATCTTAATAAAGGATATTAATGCAAGTAGCGGGAATATCCCGAGAGGGGACTTCCAGATACTCAGCACATTCAACAACAACCCTGTTAGCCATATAATCTGTAATAACATTTATTTCCCTATAATAGTGAGAAATACTAAAGGTAGAAAAACACTTCAATTGTGCAAGAATACGCTCTAACAAATACTGTAAATGCGAGGAAACACACTTCTTAGCAAAGACCGACTAAAAGACCaacattgaatccccttcaatgataaTATCCTTGATGCCCAAAAAGATGGAAAGATCAAGACCAAAAGATAACGCCTGAAATTCAGCAACATTATTAGAACTGACGCCAATAAATTTACCCACAACTTTAACAATCTTAGAATTATGATCAAAGACGACCACCCCAATCCCTAACTTGCCCAGATTAAACTATGAATACATTTACTGGACTCAAAGAATTAAGGACTTTGATTTCAGATATCCTTATTctaaaattaaaattgagaaaagaacataaataagCACTGGTTTCAGAGGCACGGCAAGCCATGCTAAAATTTGTAGGAAATGTAAAACAAGCTTACCAAAATCTTAAACTGTGAGAGTAGCAAAATGGATATATTAGAAAAATATTTCTATATATTCCTAGTCAAGTAACAACTGTTTTCTGTTAGATCTGAGTAACACTAGACATCTCGAACAGtggcatattattattattattcttatagAAATAAAAACTGAAGTAGAAAGTGTTAAAGCAGTTTTTTCTTGTTCTGAGCAGTATCAGTTGCCCAAATGGCTCCGGACGGCCCATAAATAACAACATTACCATCGCCCTGAAGCTGCAAAAAGTAGGAAGCAAATCCTCTGGAGGTTTGACTAGACCACACAGGAGTTGTTGCCGCATATATCGCTAAATTCCCATCTCTCTGCATTCTTAACGCGCACGTAACGGCGCCTCCTTTTCCAGTTGTTCCGGATTCCCACAACTTTTTAACATTGTTTTCATACAAAACCAGGTTGCAGTCTCTTTGCATTACGAATATATATTGCGCGTACTCCAGAGACTGCCCAGGTGACAGTGATTGGCCGCTCCTTAAGATAGACTTAGCTGAGCAAGGATTTACAAATGTAATCACTACTAGCAGTGACATCCCCATGATAGCAGCTCTAGTAACAGAAAAACTTCCCATTATATTCATCTTTTAGCAAGGCTATAATGTGAATTGGAAATTCTGTGGAGTTTAAAAGCAGAAGTGTTTCTATTTATGGCCATGGTTATCATTCTGTGCGCCTGCTAAAGGATAAATAACTTGAGTGCCATATGAGCTGTCTTTCAATgtggagaccatcaaaacaaagtTGAATAATGCATTCTATAATGTATTTAAAATCATAAGATGGAGATCATCAAAATAAAGTTGAATAATACACTGCACGATGTATTTCAAATCAATATTTACTTAAAAATTTTGAGATTATCGAAACAAAAGATGCTCCATAttgtatttaaaataattttcacttttaaaatattaaaaacatgGAAACAAAGTTTAAAAAAGTTGAAAAAGCATTCCATAATGTAtttcagatcatcaaaataaatttgaatatttcattccattatgcatttaaaattaaactaaaacatataaaaagagaCTTTCACATACTTTCAATTGTACCATTGTTTTGTCTTATTTATAaatatcttttctttttctttttttttttttcaagaattgaatttttttaatattttatctatCTATGTAACTATGTCATCTATTATTATAATAAAGTAattgttaaatattttatttaaaatgtatTAATTATTTGATTGTAATGGTTATCAAGTTTAAGAAAATTTTTTATAGTTACACAATCAtgacatcatataaatcaatgtagaTATacttattttaaaaacaaaatgaaTACCATGATTACTTTTTCTACTATAAAAACTACATTTGAAGAGGAACAAATATTAAGATAATTACACAATCAAATCAGCACCACAAAAAAGCATTTTCagcttattttcttgaattttggtttggtttgttttattttttttaattttttttttggcattgtccgtacttcaaattttaaaaaatttaaatgcctattatttaattttgattgaaccactctgaaaattacCATTGACAAATCTACCAAATGACCTACTTTGGAAGGTAATGTTCTATAACTTGTTGATTGTCATTTGAAATGGCTTGGTGTCATGCTCATGTGTCACAAATAAGCACATTTTCCTTCTTACAAATTCCCAAGATCAGATCTGATATCATTTTAATGGAAGCCCACTTATGTTTGCAATGTCAGTTTTGTGATGATTCCAATGTTAGAAACAGGGAGTAGCAAAAGAGACAAACAGATTTATATCAAACAAAATGAAGTATTACATCGATTGACTGAGCTCCAGCTCATACATAAAACAGCATTGCATTCAGACTTACATACAGACTTATAACATTCTCAAACACAACTTCTTACATGTAACAGATCTATGGAGCTGGACTCTCATAAGAGATTACTTGTCAAATTCCTAAGCCATACATTATATAGCAAACTGTCATGTGTAGTGAACAGGGAAGAAGGattaaaaattgtatttcaaatcaCCAACAATCCGTGTCAAACCTGCTAATCGTACAACAGGTAAGTTGGaggattaaatgaaaatcttttcaaatccaAGGAAAGTCTGCTTCTATCTCTGTCAAATCTGCAGAGATGATGTGCATCATGATAAGTAAGACAGTGGGTAGTTGGTATTATTTTCAACATCCAAGATCCAATTGTTTGAAAACTAATTTTTGGGGCAAAAGTATGCAACTGAACGAACCACGCACCATTTAACTCAAAGCAGAGAATCGATCTCGGAAGAGAAGAACCCAAAATCTTTATCTGACTACACTGccgtttttatatatatatatataatcaaagtaaaataaaaataaaaattaaatttatttaaatcgttttgaaaatgatttaaatatattttaattgctatccattttgccaatTTAACATATATCTAAAGTTGAGTGGACTTAATTTTTTAAAACCCCACTATCCCATGAAGAAAATGCAGTGAGGCTAATGCGGGGAGGTGGTGGGAGCAACGTGTAAATTCTTATGGGTCTGGATGTAATGAGTGCTATTATATTCGCTAATTAATGAAATCACCACTGGCGGTATTGAAGAGGGAAGAAAAATAAAAGCTCAGACGTAAAATATTTGGTGATATTAAATTTCAACCTCCCCTATCTCGTGGGTCAAAAGTGGTCAAGCCTTAGAGTAGTATGGGATGGTGATATTAGATATTGCATTTGACCTCGTTAGCCAGTGAGCAAATGTTGAACGTGCCCTAATTTAATGCAGGAGCGTGGGATGAGGAAAACTCAGTGTGTGCCTCTTGTTTTAAGTAATGGGGCATCCATGCTTTGCAACATGTTTTCTAATCTGGAAAGATTCTGATATCGTGGAGCTTCCTTTACCTTCTCATGGCTTAACAAAATGGAGATTGTTGCAGTATTGAGGTTCATTGGAAGGCAAATTCAAATGCATTTTGGGACTGCTGTTGTTGCCAATGTGGTGTTAATGGAACATTTTTGTTTTGATTCCGAACTTTTCATTTCGAATGGTGAGGGATTGGGCTGTGAAAGAATACGCCTAACATGGTTTTATGCATATAAGGAGAGGATGATTTCTAGTCTGTGAATTGATGTGCACTAGTCATACAACACAAAGGAGTTTTGTACGCACTTATAATGGTATTTTGATGGACCGATCAGATATTGTGATGAATCGATGGAATGATGTATTCATTATTAAATGCCTCCCTTTCATAGTATTCATGTTTGATTAGTTGTAGAGTTGGAAAGGGCACAATATGAGATTGTGTCTGTTTTTGGGCAGCGATGTATGGAGAAAGGCCGCAGCTCTTAAGGGCTGTTATGTGCGCATCATGGCAATCCGTAAGCTTTCATTTTCCGTTCGGTTTGTGGCTTGATTGGGTGAAACGTAGAAGATCTGCATTGATGGGATTTTGTGTGCTCCTATATCAAATTCAAATGTGGAAGATGGTTTCTCCTCTTGCATATTCTTGTGAAATTATATATATACGCATGATGTATCGATTGTTTAATGGAAGCTACGATGGAAGCATTTTGTGCATGTTCTGATTACGTTAAAGAAtcaaaggttaccttattagagctTTTGCTCTGCAGATTTCAGATGCAAGGGGGAATTTGATTGCGCTGAATTGAAGAGGCCCTCCATATCTAGTATGTCCAATCTTAATCATAAGATTGTGCATCGCAATAAGTTAAATAGTTGCGAAGATTTTAATCTTATCATTAGCCATTTAGGAGATGGTAACaaaaggagttattaaagaaaatTGAAGAGTTTTATATGGACTTTGTGCATTAGCAGCAATATAATACACATAATCGATGCAATAAATGGATTCTGAGAATTAGAGCAAAGTGTGAAAGGGTTTTCACTGAGACGTTTTTGTGAGGGAGGAAAATCAATTTGGTTAAATGAATAAAGTGTAGCAATGAGCCAGATATTTTTTATTCGCAGCTAAGAGTGTTCAcaaaggacaagtgaaaacaattcTTTGAGACAGAATTGACACTTCAATAATGTGAATTGTAAAGGAAAACAATAGGATAAATATGTAGATACAAGTTTAATATTATGGGAAAGGGTAATGGGATTTTCACTTTGTGAAATTTGTCTTCATTCCCAAGGCAAATGGGGAATTATTTTCATCCCGAGTTAAAAAGTATTTTCACCAAGGTAAAATGTATTCTAGGAAAATTAAGGGGAAAAGTGTAATGATGCTGcattaaaatattttcattaaGTGAAATAGCTTTCATGTAAGAGGTAAAGTGAGTGGCAAAAACATAAAATTCATTTACAAATGAGGGCATAATATGCAATTAAGTATTTTTCACCAAATGAAAGACATACTCAAGGGAATGAGGTAGGGTAAGATCAAAAATGATAATCATTTCAAACACAAATAATAGTGGATAGAGGGAAAATGTTGGAGCATTATCAAGCTGCCACATGCCAAAGGGAGAATGGGACAAAAATAGATTTCAGTTGCAGAATAGGGGATACAGATCAAAGaataaagtataaaagagagaaatATGATTCAGaaactttttcttcttttttatattttcctttcttttcatttGTAGAGGTTCTAAACTTTAAATTTAGAGAAATAAAGTAGAGAAATGTTTAGCTTAGAGTTGAAGTCTTATTTTAAAGTGAATGATtgaagcaagagtaaacacaacgaaatcacacaaatatgatggagacaatgcataacagatagttttattgcatgtaatttgattacatccaaccggtaacaaccgggttataacATACTGGCATACATGCCTTGTAGAATAGGTCTCattgggaccttgaatcaaaaaatCTATCTTCTAGGTatagtctatctatctaatactctgattgattctaattgatcacattctaaagcatgattacaaatatatatatcgatccaaaggatccagtcgacccaaaagggatcaaaacccaaaaaacaagacctaacatgtaaataaacaaggtcagcctccacgaagagattcctctggaaaatccaaagcatgaaacatagatcatgggaaaaggttggccacacaccaaggaacatcgaaatcaacactcaaggctcttcaAGCTTCGCAGTGGGTTCTAGTAGGTCACTAGAATAGGTCTCtggcaatcggtaacaaaggaacaagcagtaacaagaaactgtcatggaaaccggtagtgacATCTTgctgaaaagtgatccaaatgcgttgcggtctgaaagcaagaaagatggtcaagtcttcaagtagaatccaactccacaggatccggtgagccaaaatcagcacacacagaaaggaaaactgaaactgcaaacacaaaacaaaacagaaagaaaaaaaTGGTTTGGGTTGatacaagattgttgtgaaccagggatgctttTGCATCAATGATTGTATAGATTTATACAACAGTGTCAATTAGTTTGAGTAAGT from Cryptomeria japonica chromosome 3, Sugi_1.0, whole genome shotgun sequence harbors:
- the LOC131040697 gene encoding mannose-specific lectin, which codes for MNIMGSFSVTRAAIMGMSLLVVITFVNPCSAKSILRSGQSLSPGQSLEYAQYIFVMQRDCNLVLYENNVKKLWESGTTGKGGAVTCALRMQRDGNLAIYAATTPVWSSQTSRGFASYFLQLQGDGNVVIYGPSGAIWATDTAQNKKKLL